From the genome of Pelobacter propionicus DSM 2379, one region includes:
- a CDS encoding acyl-CoA thioesterase, translating into MNMRRKRTYFERTAGSPQPIRVELERRVRFNEADPMGIMWHGRYPLLFEEASEELGRRCGLSYEEYRQAGLYAPILSLHIDYFQPLRLAEQFRVAASLVWHEGARLNTEFQVLKQDGSLATSGYTIQLFTDQLSGQPCMVTPAMLERCRSRWKAGEFHPCP; encoded by the coding sequence ATGAACATGCGCAGGAAGAGAACCTATTTCGAACGCACGGCCGGCTCTCCGCAGCCGATCAGGGTGGAGCTGGAGCGTCGCGTCCGCTTCAACGAGGCCGATCCCATGGGGATCATGTGGCACGGCAGGTACCCGCTGCTGTTCGAGGAGGCCTCCGAGGAACTGGGCAGGCGCTGCGGCCTCTCCTACGAGGAGTACCGCCAAGCCGGTCTCTACGCCCCGATCCTGTCGCTGCACATCGATTACTTCCAGCCGCTGCGCCTGGCCGAGCAGTTCAGGGTGGCCGCGTCCCTGGTCTGGCACGAGGGGGCGCGGCTGAACACCGAATTCCAGGTGCTGAAACAGGACGGGAGCCTGGCCACCAGCGGCTACACCATCCAGCTCTTTACCGACCAGCTGAGCGGTCAGCCCTGCATGGTCACGCCGGCCATGCTGGAGCGCTGCCGGAGCAGGTGGAAGGCGGGGGAGTTTCATCCATGCCCATGA
- a CDS encoding DUF3261 domain-containing protein yields the protein MIRLICLLLALLLMAGCGAQVPFREVPALPLGAAEPARVLDDFKARLPERFQLLNSVVLEYAGLSFMAIGYLDMDRSDNSFQVSCLNPLGVRLFELSGDHGAITARSVLPPLMGYGDLPTAVGTDIGRIFLDLLPAPHAQVWRTGNSISFWQPAGAGRMQYLFAGPDRDLLEKNYYEDSQIQWGVSYYEYVELAGKRYPRGIVLTNYQRNYRLIVRHKELYS from the coding sequence GTGATCAGGCTGATCTGTCTGCTGCTCGCCCTGCTGCTCATGGCCGGCTGCGGGGCTCAGGTTCCCTTTCGGGAGGTGCCGGCCCTCCCCCTGGGAGCGGCTGAGCCGGCCAGGGTGCTGGATGATTTCAAGGCCCGCCTGCCGGAGCGTTTTCAGCTGCTCAACTCGGTGGTGCTGGAGTATGCCGGCCTGTCCTTCATGGCTATCGGCTATCTGGACATGGACAGGAGCGACAACAGCTTTCAGGTGAGCTGCCTGAACCCCCTGGGGGTACGGCTGTTCGAGCTGTCCGGCGATCATGGCGCTATCACGGCCCGTTCGGTGCTGCCGCCACTCATGGGGTATGGCGACCTGCCCACCGCCGTGGGAACGGATATCGGCAGGATCTTCCTGGATCTGCTGCCGGCACCCCATGCCCAGGTCTGGAGGACAGGGAACAGTATCAGCTTCTGGCAGCCGGCCGGGGCGGGGCGCATGCAGTACCTCTTCGCCGGACCTGATCGGGACCTGCTGGAGAAGAACTACTATGAGGACAGCCAGATCCAGTGGGGCGTTTCCTACTACGAATACGTTGAACTGGCTGGAAAACGCTATCCCCGGGGGATCGTGCTGACCAACTACCAGCGCAATTACCGGCTGATAGTGCGACACAAGGAGTTGTATTCGTGA
- a CDS encoding beta-ketoacyl synthase N-terminal-like domain-containing protein yields the protein MRIQVTGAGWVTESAYGSVASGEERRFAEGEGVVSLSRSGLFSHPFRNFARLDLLSKMTVCAVALALGDAAIAYSALEKQAIGILGSSSQGALASDLAYFSDYVRNGRTLSRANLFIYTLPSSPLGEAAIHFGLVGPLLYAGGGQGAAGTILDMAAAMLAAGEADHMLVGRADPGEALYLVLERDRGGRGICSLAEARAIVDSVPDVAGMVQELLLVKDTEGEP from the coding sequence ATGAGAATCCAGGTGACCGGCGCCGGATGGGTGACAGAGTCGGCATACGGCAGCGTTGCGAGCGGGGAGGAGCGGCGTTTCGCCGAGGGGGAGGGAGTAGTTTCCCTGTCGCGCTCGGGGCTCTTCTCCCACCCCTTCAGGAACTTCGCCCGGCTGGACCTGTTGTCCAAGATGACCGTCTGTGCCGTGGCCTTGGCCCTGGGGGACGCGGCCATCGCCTACTCTGCGCTGGAAAAGCAGGCCATCGGCATCCTGGGCAGCAGCAGCCAGGGGGCCCTGGCCTCCGATCTGGCCTATTTCAGCGACTACGTTCGCAACGGCCGCACTCTGTCGCGGGCCAACCTGTTCATCTATACCCTCCCCTCCAGCCCCCTGGGCGAAGCTGCCATACACTTCGGCCTCGTGGGGCCGCTCCTGTACGCAGGGGGAGGGCAGGGGGCGGCCGGCACGATCCTGGACATGGCCGCCGCCATGCTGGCGGCTGGCGAGGCTGATCATATGCTGGTGGGCCGGGCCGATCCCGGGGAGGCCCTGTACCTTGTGCTTGAACGGGATCGGGGAGGTCGTGGAATCTGCTCCCTGGCCGAGGCGCGGGCAATCGTCGATTCAGTACCTGATGTGGCTGGCATGGTGCAGGAACTATTACTCGTGAAGGATACAGAGGGCGAACCGTGA
- a CDS encoding lipid biosynthesis B12-binding/radical SAM protein has product MISANVTLYPYPVYPLGMSMVAAALSGAGHEVQQLDYLQQERSLESVLEEVKRFQPGMIGISVRNIDNVNLLNTEYYIHNVKNMVDAIRTVSDARIVLGGAGFSLIPEQILEETGADFGVIGEGEQLMVAFADGAERGIYPQKRLLGPASPLSGDDIGSALYDEGLTRFYLQSGNIASIQTKRGCSHHCVYCTYPLLEGSCLRSRDPVKVVDDIELLRDKHGTGYIFFVDSVFNDDSGIYLGVVDEMLHRKVNIPWTGYIKPGNLNDEIVERMKSTGFASAEVGSDAACDSTLARMGKDFTFADIRECNDLLTRHGIATCHFFMFGGPGETEETVKEGIANILSLKKCVIFIFMGIRLLPNTPLAKIAVREGVIDSESDMLQPVYYIAPNLDRDWLERTLTEAFAGVRHCLFPPDCMDNCLNVLHKLGYSGPMWDLLTKEKPRRRGAHAAA; this is encoded by the coding sequence ATGATTTCGGCAAATGTGACGCTCTACCCCTATCCCGTCTACCCCCTGGGCATGAGCATGGTGGCGGCGGCCCTCAGCGGGGCGGGACACGAGGTCCAGCAGCTGGATTACCTGCAACAGGAGCGCTCCCTGGAGTCCGTGCTTGAGGAAGTGAAACGTTTTCAGCCCGGCATGATCGGCATCTCGGTGCGCAACATCGACAACGTGAACCTGCTGAACACCGAGTACTACATCCATAACGTCAAAAACATGGTGGATGCCATCAGGACGGTGAGCGATGCCCGCATCGTGCTGGGCGGAGCCGGCTTCTCCCTGATCCCTGAGCAGATCCTGGAGGAAACCGGCGCCGATTTCGGCGTGATCGGCGAGGGCGAGCAGCTAATGGTTGCGTTCGCCGACGGCGCGGAGCGGGGAATCTACCCCCAGAAACGGTTGCTGGGGCCGGCGTCGCCCCTGTCCGGCGACGATATTGGCTCGGCGCTCTACGACGAGGGGCTGACCCGCTTCTACCTGCAGAGCGGCAACATCGCCTCGATCCAGACCAAGCGGGGCTGCAGCCACCACTGCGTCTACTGCACCTATCCGCTGCTGGAGGGTTCGTGCCTGCGCAGCCGCGACCCGGTGAAGGTGGTGGACGACATCGAACTTTTGCGCGACAAGCACGGCACCGGCTACATCTTCTTCGTGGACTCGGTGTTCAATGACGATTCGGGTATCTACCTGGGGGTGGTGGACGAGATGCTGCACCGCAAGGTCAACATCCCCTGGACCGGCTACATCAAGCCGGGGAACCTGAACGACGAGATCGTGGAGCGCATGAAGAGCACCGGATTCGCCTCCGCCGAAGTCGGCTCCGACGCGGCCTGCGACAGCACCCTGGCTCGCATGGGCAAGGACTTCACCTTCGCCGACATCCGGGAGTGCAACGATCTGCTGACGCGGCACGGCATCGCCACCTGTCACTTCTTCATGTTCGGCGGCCCGGGGGAGACCGAGGAGACGGTTAAGGAGGGGATCGCCAACATCTTGAGCCTGAAGAAGTGCGTCATCTTCATCTTCATGGGTATCCGCCTGCTGCCCAACACTCCGCTGGCCAAAATCGCTGTCCGGGAAGGGGTGATCGACTCGGAGAGCGACATGCTGCAGCCGGTGTACTACATCGCGCCCAACCTGGACAGGGACTGGCTGGAACGGACCCTGACCGAGGCCTTCGCCGGGGTTCGCCACTGCCTGTTCCCCCCCGACTGCATGGACAATTGTCTGAACGTGTTGCACAAGCTGGGCTATAGCGGTCCCATGTGGGATCTGCTCACCAAGGAAAAACCGCGCAGAAGGGGCGCCCATGCCGCGGCCTAG
- a CDS encoding B12-binding domain-containing radical SAM protein: protein MKIKLIYPKWPKLDRQTDFNLPPHGPVCFAATVPADVDLSFTDEHVEPIDFDEHADLVAISCMLTCQMPRGWEIADIYRAKGIPVIFGGIGTMLHAQETMTHADSVFLGEAEGRFHQVLTDLNNGGMQKVYDYQNDLPDIGLVGPARREILNRELYNYRGMQMVDLVHASRGCRFTCFPCCTPFLGGTRFRPRSLDDVIAEVASIENNRLFFVDNSMSQDDQWEKDLFKALIPLKKKWVCHPIKDNDEILDLAAEAGCWYVYQAIFDTSDHIRNRVKRLQERGIGVEGTIILGTDEQDEEYIKRLVDFLLEINLDLAEFTILTPFPHTPIRETLEKEGRILSNDWLRYTGGEVVFQPARMTPSKLQDLYYYAWDRFYSDSSQNLKMAKLFLKVMEKEKADGTYRHTSPRRRKWERNVEREIV from the coding sequence GTGAAGATAAAATTGATCTATCCCAAATGGCCCAAGCTGGACCGGCAGACCGACTTCAACCTGCCGCCCCATGGCCCGGTCTGTTTCGCGGCCACGGTTCCGGCGGACGTGGACTTGAGCTTTACCGACGAGCATGTGGAGCCGATCGATTTCGACGAGCATGCTGACCTGGTGGCCATCTCCTGCATGCTGACCTGCCAGATGCCCCGCGGCTGGGAGATCGCCGACATCTACCGTGCCAAGGGGATCCCGGTGATCTTCGGTGGTATCGGCACCATGCTGCATGCCCAGGAGACCATGACCCACGCCGATTCCGTCTTTCTGGGCGAGGCCGAGGGACGTTTCCATCAGGTGCTGACCGACCTGAACAACGGGGGGATGCAGAAGGTCTACGATTACCAGAACGACCTCCCCGACATCGGCCTGGTCGGTCCGGCGCGGCGGGAGATCCTCAACCGTGAACTGTACAACTACCGGGGCATGCAGATGGTGGACCTGGTGCACGCCTCCCGCGGTTGCCGCTTCACCTGCTTCCCCTGCTGCACGCCGTTTTTGGGGGGGACCAGATTCCGGCCGCGCTCCCTGGACGACGTCATCGCCGAGGTGGCTTCAATAGAGAACAACCGCCTGTTCTTCGTGGATAACTCCATGTCCCAGGACGACCAGTGGGAAAAGGATCTGTTCAAGGCCCTGATTCCGCTCAAGAAGAAGTGGGTTTGCCACCCGATCAAGGACAACGACGAGATCCTGGACCTGGCCGCCGAAGCCGGCTGCTGGTACGTCTACCAGGCCATCTTCGACACCTCCGACCATATCCGCAACCGGGTCAAGCGCCTGCAGGAGCGGGGCATCGGCGTGGAGGGGACCATCATCCTGGGCACCGACGAGCAGGACGAGGAGTACATCAAGCGGCTGGTGGATTTCCTGCTGGAGATCAACCTGGATCTGGCGGAGTTCACCATCCTGACCCCCTTCCCGCATACGCCGATCCGCGAGACCCTGGAAAAGGAGGGGCGCATCCTCTCCAACGACTGGCTGCGCTACACCGGCGGAGAAGTGGTCTTCCAGCCGGCGCGCATGACCCCGTCGAAACTTCAGGATCTCTATTATTACGCCTGGGACCGCTTCTACAGCGACAGCAGCCAGAATCTGAAGATGGCCAAGCTGTTTCTCAAGGTGATGGAAAAGGAGAAGGCAGATGGAACATATCGCCATACCAGCCCCCGGCGCAGGAAGTGGGAGCGGAACGTGGAACGGGAGATTGTATAG
- a CDS encoding beta-ketoacyl synthase N-terminal-like domain-containing protein, which yields MPMKAVVVDCDCLTPYGMGSDACWQGLLSGRSAITRISRFATGAFMSDYAATVEGLIYHGGTSLVMQMIDRLFRCAAPDIPADSRLLLATTKGEIDFLEMSVLSDSGDAGESSLERLLEKVARRSGAGGGSLLLSAACTSSSAAAARGAALIRDGQADCVLVVACDAVTEFVFSGFSSLMALDREPARPFDKNRAGLSVGEAAAYMLIMSEERAQREKRAILAELAGWGLSDDANHMTGPSRESEGMIRAIEVALRSAGLGEERIGFISAHGTGTPYNDAMEMRAFRALFGAQKRPVYSIKGGIGHTMGAAGLVELIMAARALSEQQVPPTLNLEQASDDARGWVSAQPQGLEAAGYALVTNAGFSGVNTALVLGNGGLS from the coding sequence ATGCCCATGAAAGCCGTTGTTGTCGACTGCGATTGCCTGACCCCCTACGGCATGGGGAGCGATGCCTGCTGGCAGGGACTCCTGTCCGGGAGGTCGGCCATCACCAGGATTTCCCGCTTCGCCACCGGTGCCTTCATGTCCGACTACGCCGCCACGGTGGAAGGGCTTATCTACCACGGCGGGACATCGTTGGTCATGCAGATGATCGATCGCCTGTTTCGCTGCGCTGCCCCGGACATCCCGGCCGACAGCCGGCTCCTGCTGGCAACCACCAAGGGGGAGATCGACTTCCTGGAGATGAGCGTGCTCTCCGATAGCGGCGATGCCGGCGAGAGCTCCCTGGAGCGGCTGCTGGAGAAGGTCGCCCGGCGCAGCGGCGCCGGGGGGGGGAGTCTGCTGCTGTCGGCCGCCTGCACCTCGTCCTCGGCTGCAGCGGCGCGGGGCGCGGCCCTGATCAGGGATGGCCAGGCAGACTGCGTGCTGGTGGTGGCCTGCGACGCGGTCACGGAATTCGTCTTTTCCGGCTTCTCCTCGCTGATGGCGCTGGACAGGGAGCCCGCCCGTCCCTTCGACAAGAACCGCGCCGGACTGAGCGTGGGGGAGGCGGCCGCCTACATGCTGATCATGAGCGAAGAACGGGCCCAACGGGAGAAGCGCGCCATCCTGGCCGAACTGGCCGGCTGGGGGTTGAGCGACGATGCCAACCACATGACCGGGCCGAGCCGGGAAAGCGAGGGGATGATCCGCGCCATAGAGGTTGCGCTCCGCTCCGCCGGCCTGGGAGAGGAACGCATCGGTTTCATCTCCGCCCACGGCACCGGCACCCCCTACAACGACGCCATGGAGATGCGCGCCTTCCGCGCCCTGTTCGGCGCACAGAAGCGGCCGGTCTACTCAATCAAGGGGGGGATCGGCCACACCATGGGGGCAGCCGGTCTGGTGGAGCTGATCATGGCTGCCAGGGCATTGAGCGAGCAGCAGGTTCCCCCCACGCTGAACCTGGAGCAGGCGAGTGACGATGCCAGGGGGTGGGTCTCCGCCCAGCCGCAAGGACTGGAGGCGGCCGGCTATGCCCTGGTGACCAATGCCGGCTTCAGCGGCGTGAACACCGCCCTGGTGCTGGGGAACGGGGGCCTGTCATGA